In the genome of Bacillota bacterium, the window GGGTTGACCCCGGCGTTAGCGGGAGGACCGCTCTTGGGTTTGAGGTGGGGTTGGAGGTGGGGTTGGAGGTGGGGTTGGAGGTGGGGTCGGCGGGTCTCCCGGTAACTGCCTGCTCAGTCGGCCGCTGTCCCAACGACGTCCTTGAGCGGAGTGTAGGTCAGCTTGTGGGCCTCGGCGACGGCCTTGAAGGTGAGCTTCCCGTCGACCGTGTTGACCCCCTTGGCCAGCGCCCGGTTCTCGGCGACGGCCTTCTTCCAGCCCTTGTTGGCCAGCTGCAGGGCGTAGGGCAGGGTGGCGTTGCAGAGGGCGAAGGTCGAGGTGCGGGCGACGGCTCCGGGCATGTTGGCCACGGCGTAGTGGACCACCCCGTGCTTCAGGTAGGTCGGCTCGCTGTGGGTCGTCACCCGGTCGATGGACTGAATGCAGCCGCCCTGGTCGATGGCCACGTCGACGACGACCGAGCCGGGGCGCATGGTCGCCACCATGGCTTCGGTGACGAGCTTGGGAGCGGCGGCGCCGGGGATGAGGACGGCCCCGACCACGAGGTCGGCTTCCTTGACCGCCTGGGCGACGTTGAAGCCATTGGAGGCCAGAGTCTGGACCCGGGCCCCGAAGATGTCATCGAGGTAGCGCAGCCGGTCGAGGTTGAGGTCGATCATGGTCACGTCGGCGCCCAGGCCGATGGCGATCTTGGCGGCGTTGGTGCCGACGGTGCCGCCGCCGACGATGACCACCTTGCCGCGGGCGACG includes:
- the ald gene encoding alanine dehydrogenase; the protein is MIIGVPKEIKNNENRVSLVPSGAAALIQAGHKVIAEQSVGLGSGISDDEYRQVGATIMPSAESVWSGADMIMKVKEPLAMEYGLLKEGLLLFTYLHLAPDLSQTKALMEHKVTAVAYETVQLDNGGLPLLSPMSEIAGRMAVQVGARFLERTQGGKGILLGGVPGVARGKVVIVGGGTVGTNAAKIAIGLGADVTMIDLNLDRLRYLDDIFGARVQTLASNGFNVAQAVKEADLVVGAVLIPGAAAPKLVTEAMVATMRPGSVVVDVAIDQGGCIQSIDRVTTHSEPTYLKHGVVHYAVANMPGAVARTSTFALCNATLPYALQLANKGWKKAVAENRALAKGVNTVDGKLTFKAVAEAHKLTYTPLKDVVGTAAD